The Candidatus Manganitrophus noduliformans genome window below encodes:
- a CDS encoding PilZ domain-containing protein yields the protein MEKRRHSRIPFFGKAKISTATRPVEVMISNISLGGLLFHSKKDFELGKEMVIQIKGTHRGKEFEEKVTGRIVAVHRGSAGNSFGLQFGAYLDESRQPFLLASVTGSRKKGITSFLRDN from the coding sequence ATGGAGAAGCGCCGTCATTCACGCATTCCTTTTTTCGGCAAAGCAAAGATCTCCACGGCCACCCGACCGGTCGAGGTCATGATCAGCAACATCAGCCTCGGCGGTCTCCTCTTCCATTCCAAAAAAGACTTTGAACTCGGCAAGGAGATGGTCATTCAGATCAAAGGAACCCATCGAGGAAAAGAGTTCGAGGAAAAGGTGACGGGGAGAATCGTGGCGGTTCACCGAGGCAGCGCCGGCAATTCCTTTGGGCTTCAATTCGGCGCCTATCTTGACGAGTCGCGCCAGCCGTTCCTCCTTGCCTCCGTGACGGGAAGCCGAAAGAAAGGAATCACCTCTTTTTTAAGGGATAACTGA
- a CDS encoding recombinase family protein — protein sequence MERKHPVSPAPKNAGPKKTDEDSSKGKCVGIWIRVSTEDQAKGESPEHHEKRARFYAEAKGWEIKEVYHLEAVSGKSVISHPEAQRMLNDIKMGHVTGVIFSKIARLARNTRELLELSDIFREYGADLISLQESVDTTTPVGRLFYTIIAAMAQWEREEIADRVAASVPIRAKLGKSIGGAAPFGYHWKDRQLVPNPKEAPVLKLMYELFLEHRRKKVVARLLNEAGHRTRNGSKFSDTTVTRLLEDPTAKGLRRSNYTKSLGQKKHWVLKPKEHWIYTQVEPIVSEEIWNQCNGILKDQRSSRKPPSRPAIHLFSGIAFCDCGAKLRVPSNTPKYVCPKCRNKISIVDMEGVFQEQLKTFFFSPQEITGYLDTADKTIKGKEELMRVLEEEHRKIKRDIDTLFELRFKGEIPTEGFGNKYRPLEERLKQLDDQIPTLQGEIDFLKIQCLSSDQILNEAKDLYTRWPELVQEEKRKIVENITEKIIIGKEDVTINLCYLPSSSEIMAPRQRNHKDSWQQPT from the coding sequence ATGGAACGCAAACATCCAGTCAGTCCGGCTCCGAAGAATGCCGGTCCGAAGAAAACCGATGAAGACTCTTCAAAAGGGAAGTGCGTCGGCATATGGATCCGTGTTTCGACTGAAGACCAAGCAAAAGGTGAAAGTCCGGAACATCACGAGAAGCGGGCACGCTTCTATGCCGAAGCCAAAGGATGGGAAATTAAAGAAGTCTACCACCTTGAGGCCGTAAGCGGGAAATCGGTGATCTCCCACCCCGAAGCTCAGCGGATGCTCAATGATATAAAAATGGGTCACGTCACAGGCGTCATCTTTTCTAAAATTGCTCGTCTCGCACGCAATACCCGTGAGCTTCTAGAGCTCTCGGATATTTTCCGGGAGTATGGCGCGGACCTGATCTCCCTCCAAGAATCAGTCGATACCACCACCCCTGTCGGACGGCTCTTTTATACGATCATCGCCGCAATGGCCCAATGGGAGCGTGAAGAAATTGCAGACCGGGTTGCGGCATCCGTTCCCATCAGAGCAAAACTGGGGAAATCTATCGGTGGAGCGGCACCCTTTGGCTATCACTGGAAGGACCGGCAGCTTGTGCCCAATCCCAAGGAAGCGCCGGTCTTGAAACTGATGTACGAGCTTTTCCTGGAACATCGGCGGAAAAAAGTCGTGGCCAGGCTCCTCAATGAAGCCGGACACCGGACGCGGAACGGCTCCAAGTTTTCCGACACTACCGTGACGCGCCTCCTTGAAGACCCGACCGCAAAAGGTCTTCGGCGCTCGAACTATACCAAGAGTCTCGGTCAGAAGAAGCATTGGGTCTTAAAACCCAAAGAGCATTGGATTTATACCCAAGTGGAGCCGATCGTTTCAGAAGAAATCTGGAACCAGTGCAATGGCATCCTCAAAGATCAAAGAAGTTCGCGGAAGCCTCCCTCTCGTCCTGCGATTCATCTGTTCTCCGGGATTGCCTTCTGTGACTGCGGCGCGAAGCTGCGCGTTCCCTCGAACACCCCCAAATACGTTTGTCCCAAGTGCCGCAACAAGATCAGCATCGTAGACATGGAAGGAGTGTTTCAAGAACAACTAAAAACCTTCTTTTTCTCTCCCCAGGAGATTACCGGTTACCTTGATACGGCGGATAAGACGATTAAAGGAAAAGAAGAGTTAATGCGGGTTCTCGAAGAAGAACACCGGAAAATCAAACGGGACATTGATACCCTGTTCGAACTCCGCTTTAAGGGAGAGATCCCCACCGAAGGCTTTGGGAATAAATATAGGCCCCTGGAAGAACGGCTCAAGCAACTCGACGATCAGATTCCTACCCTTCAGGGAGAAATCGATTTCTTGAAGATCCAATGCCTCTCAAGCGACCAAATCCTCAATGAAGCTAAAGACCTCTATACCCGCTGGCCTGAGTTAGTTCAGGAAGAGAAGCGAAAAATCGTAGAAAACATTACCGAAAAGATCATCATCGGAAAAGAGGACGTAACCATCAACCTCTGCTACCTCCCTTCCTCTTCTGAAATCATGGCACCAAGGCAACGCAATCACAAGGATTCATGGCAGCAACCAACATGA
- a CDS encoding crossover junction endodeoxyribonuclease RuvC produces the protein MLKGPDRLVDWGIKECRGDKNSECLEEIERLIDRYRPDMIAVEDYTARGSRRCGRVRELIFEVLKLATRRKIKIKTVSRINIQKAFSEGGARTKHEIATAIATRFPELGPYLPPERKCYMSEDPRMSVFDAVVLGLAFYEKIPVTTLKQ, from the coding sequence GTGCTGAAGGGACCGGATAGGCTTGTTGATTGGGGAATTAAGGAATGCCGCGGGGATAAGAATTCCGAATGCCTGGAGGAGATTGAACGGTTAATTGATCGCTATCGGCCGGACATGATTGCGGTCGAGGATTATACCGCGAGAGGCTCCCGGCGTTGTGGGAGGGTTCGGGAATTGATATTCGAGGTTCTTAAACTTGCCACGAGAAGGAAGATCAAGATCAAAACCGTTTCCAGGATCAATATACAAAAGGCGTTCTCTGAGGGTGGCGCTCGGACGAAACACGAGATCGCGACAGCGATTGCCACGCGGTTCCCGGAGCTTGGGCCGTATCTTCCGCCCGAGCGAAAATGCTATATGAGCGAAGATCCGAGGATGAGTGTATTTGATGCGGTGGTTCTCGGACTTGCGTTTTATGAAAAAATCCCGGTAACAACTTTAAAACAATGA
- a CDS encoding helix-turn-helix transcriptional regulator, producing the protein MSHEIPNYLRTYRKRAGLTQNEMALLLGCRNGAKVSRYEHFSRLPNLQTVIAYQIIFRASTQELFEGIHEDVERATLKRVRAAVKKLSKRALDLKTIRKLEILRSLLIEEK; encoded by the coding sequence ATGTCCCACGAAATACCAAATTATTTACGTACCTACCGCAAACGCGCGGGGTTGACGCAGAATGAAATGGCGCTTCTCTTGGGCTGCCGAAATGGCGCAAAAGTTTCGAGGTACGAGCATTTCTCCCGCTTACCCAACCTGCAAACCGTTATTGCATACCAAATAATCTTCCGCGCCTCGACACAGGAACTCTTCGAAGGGATCCATGAAGATGTAGAACGCGCAACACTAAAGCGCGTGCGAGCGGCCGTGAAAAAGCTGAGCAAAAGAGCGCTTGATCTAAAAACAATCCGAAAACTGGAGATCCTCCGGTCACTTCTCATCGAGGAAAAATAA
- a CDS encoding type II toxin-antitoxin system RelE family toxin: MEKLEIEFSKLAVKEYRRIPKDYQLLIDQALKKLSEGLPVDRKPIKGAKDIFRIRVGRYRIVFRIIDNTAVIMTMGPRGDVYK, from the coding sequence ATGGAAAAACTTGAAATAGAGTTTTCGAAGCTGGCGGTAAAAGAATACCGACGCATCCCCAAAGATTACCAGCTGTTAATCGACCAGGCGCTGAAAAAACTATCTGAAGGACTTCCGGTAGATCGCAAACCGATCAAGGGAGCAAAAGATATTTTTAGAATCAGGGTAGGACGCTATCGCATTGTGTTTCGTATTATAGATAACACAGCCGTAATTATGACGATGGGTCCCCGAGGAGACGTATACAAATAA
- a CDS encoding fibronectin type III domain-containing protein — MDLKNRHTRRWTDLFGSFLKPYIVFFLFGIFFGCGSGKGGKDNNNETNTNLTPEIVSAPEIFAKVNTAYIYKAFATDIDGDSLTYSLAAAPDGMEINSMTGTISWIPSSSQGGSKIVTLEVSDGKAKSTQTYNVSVETEEIIASNFISANAGGILEITDPGKSFFGSKIEVSQGVLSQDSTVKILQIKNPNYLPDDISVLGISAVSENSDPSNKTQIANSVGLENHFAPAIPIRITITYSGTIPSDYDLYYSPCDPATSPHRHFVNVEGSLWCKAKIDDPKGVTKVERLNNAFVLEGSFANFIKKVRFTIANSSQISALQVRNFKIYKEETNSNFQTDSSGRNLLIIHGVCSSSLFFQEETDLIPFFVNSPYYKNIIFYDYPWTEPIVYNAHELSKFIISLNIEGTFDIIAHSMGGMVARYAIENTNPVRSLRGKVKNLFMLATPNDGVHPSFKDNAFCPETGPSWKYPGIEDSGPDNLIKGSGFLSSLNRYGITERRLDTAYYLFTADTENKDHEEDITGSRFDHVHTPIVQIPANPIKRVDFVPVAKDQLSHLPDLNLEEGKNALTFITNVTRTSRTYDHSTIHTECSINAVCEEIDRRLPTSITVFASVLETGDFPISPISKVVLSASFSGNIDVEVGNSIEFKAIGKYIAGIEHDITSLIPTINWINDDSSIIEKRSHPGIIFEAKKAGVTKVTTKFNGQSAHINITVTDSVSPHTPSDQSSPSIAITTPTTASTYNTTSSTVTLSGTASDNVGVTQVSWVNSRGGSGTASGTTNWSVSNITLQTGDNVITITARDAAGNTASDTLTVTLSVPTPTPLPAAPTELSVTVLSSDRIILAWKDNSGNETGFKVERRIGTSAFSEITIVGASNDTGVSFENTGLSASTTYCYRIKASNAAGDSLPSNEACATTNALPPILPTAITNSATNITSNSATLNATINGNGVSTGAFFDWGTNTAPPYGNSTPARPGITSGASNISFSENITNLSPNTTYRFRVVAANTAGGTTFGDTQTFTMPPAIGTRSLRLTVNGTGAISLSPASREGTTSCSSTCTLTYHDNTTVTLTASPAGLPASGTIFSRWDGCPNISGATCTVTVTADASVTANFSCFEVEVNNGSPSASPLVSGKACFGVISTSTDVDWFRVGTISSGTRIRFILAVPSGLDYELEVYGPSSSNSAPHFLCASRNGAGVGEKVVFTTTAPGTFYLRIFGANSSHFNSTSLYAAEADFPVSDTTLCGL; from the coding sequence TTGGACTTAAAAAATCGGCATACACGACGTTGGACTGACTTATTCGGTAGTTTTCTAAAACCGTATATTGTTTTTTTTCTATTTGGGATTTTTTTTGGTTGTGGGAGCGGAAAAGGAGGAAAAGATAACAATAACGAAACAAACACAAATTTAACACCAGAAATTGTGTCTGCTCCAGAAATTTTTGCAAAAGTGAATACAGCTTATATTTATAAAGCTTTTGCTACTGATATCGACGGAGATTCGCTAACATATTCTCTTGCAGCGGCCCCCGATGGAATGGAAATCAACTCCATGACGGGAACAATCTCTTGGATTCCAAGCTCGTCACAAGGAGGAAGTAAAATTGTCACTTTAGAAGTTAGCGATGGAAAAGCTAAAAGCACTCAGACTTATAATGTCTCGGTTGAAACAGAAGAGATTATTGCGTCAAATTTTATCTCTGCAAATGCAGGCGGGATCCTAGAGATAACTGATCCTGGCAAGTCATTTTTTGGATCTAAAATCGAGGTATCACAGGGAGTACTATCGCAAGATTCAACAGTTAAAATTTTACAGATCAAAAACCCCAATTATCTCCCTGATGATATTTCTGTTTTAGGAATATCTGCCGTTTCAGAAAACTCAGATCCTTCGAATAAAACGCAAATTGCCAATTCTGTGGGTCTCGAAAATCACTTTGCTCCAGCAATACCAATACGAATTACGATTACATATTCTGGAACCATACCAAGCGACTACGATCTATACTACAGTCCTTGCGACCCTGCAACTTCACCCCACCGTCATTTTGTTAATGTTGAAGGATCTCTGTGGTGCAAGGCAAAAATAGACGACCCCAAAGGGGTTACGAAGGTAGAGCGCTTAAATAATGCTTTTGTTTTAGAGGGGTCATTTGCAAATTTTATTAAAAAAGTCCGCTTTACCATAGCAAATAGTTCACAAATATCCGCGCTTCAAGTACGAAACTTTAAAATCTACAAAGAGGAGACAAATAGTAATTTTCAGACGGATAGTTCAGGACGAAATTTGCTGATCATTCATGGAGTATGTTCGAGCTCACTTTTTTTCCAAGAAGAAACTGACTTAATTCCCTTCTTTGTAAATAGCCCGTATTATAAAAACATTATTTTCTATGACTATCCTTGGACCGAACCGATTGTATATAACGCCCATGAGCTTAGTAAATTTATTATTAGTCTTAATATAGAAGGGACTTTTGACATTATTGCCCATAGCATGGGCGGCATGGTTGCAAGATATGCAATTGAGAATACAAATCCTGTCAGAAGCTTGCGTGGCAAAGTTAAAAATCTCTTTATGCTCGCTACGCCGAATGACGGAGTACATCCTAGTTTTAAAGATAACGCTTTTTGCCCTGAAACAGGCCCCTCTTGGAAATATCCCGGAATTGAAGATTCGGGACCAGATAACCTTATTAAAGGATCTGGCTTTCTTTCCTCCTTAAACCGGTATGGTATTACAGAACGAAGGCTTGATACTGCTTATTATTTGTTCACAGCCGACACAGAAAATAAAGATCATGAAGAAGATATAACAGGAAGTAGATTTGACCATGTCCATACCCCTATTGTTCAGATTCCAGCTAATCCCATCAAGCGCGTAGATTTCGTTCCAGTTGCAAAAGATCAACTTAGTCATCTTCCCGATTTAAATCTAGAGGAAGGGAAAAATGCTCTGACCTTTATAACCAATGTTACTCGTACATCAAGGACATATGATCACTCGACGATTCATACCGAATGCTCTATTAATGCGGTATGCGAAGAGATCGATCGCCGCCTTCCAACGTCTATTACTGTTTTTGCATCTGTTCTCGAAACTGGCGATTTTCCTATCTCTCCAATTTCAAAAGTAGTCCTTTCGGCTTCCTTCTCTGGAAATATAGATGTAGAAGTAGGGAATTCAATTGAATTTAAAGCGATAGGAAAGTATATTGCCGGCATAGAACATGATATTACCTCTTTGATTCCGACTATTAACTGGATCAACGATGATTCCTCTATCATTGAGAAACGCTCACATCCCGGAATTATATTCGAAGCAAAAAAGGCTGGTGTAACTAAAGTTACAACAAAATTTAACGGCCAATCTGCTCATATTAATATCACGGTTACAGATTCAGTATCTCCTCACACTCCTTCCGATCAATCCTCCCCAAGTATAGCAATCACCACTCCTACAACAGCTTCTACCTACAATACTACGTCAAGTACAGTTACTTTGTCTGGAACCGCCTCGGACAATGTGGGAGTAACTCAGGTTTCTTGGGTTAACAGCCGAGGAGGTTCCGGCACAGCTTCCGGTACAACGAACTGGTCTGTCTCAAATATTACGCTCCAAACCGGTGACAATGTCATCACTATTACAGCCCGCGACGCTGCTGGGAATACCGCAAGCGATACCTTAACGGTTACTCTTAGTGTGCCTACGCCAACACCGCTCCCTGCGGCACCTACCGAACTTTCCGTAACTGTGCTGTCCTCAGACAGGATTATTCTCGCCTGGAAGGACAATTCAGGCAATGAAACGGGATTCAAAGTTGAACGGAGAATAGGGACATCAGCATTCTCTGAAATCACCATTGTTGGTGCAAGCAATGACACCGGGGTTTCTTTCGAAAACACGGGACTATCAGCCAGCACGACCTACTGTTATCGAATAAAAGCATCAAATGCCGCAGGGGATTCTCTACCGAGCAACGAAGCATGCGCTACAACCAACGCGCTTCCCCCTATACTACCGACAGCCATTACCAATAGCGCCACGAACATCACTTCTAACTCCGCCACACTCAACGCGACTATCAACGGCAATGGCGTATCTACAGGAGCATTCTTTGACTGGGGAACGAATACCGCCCCGCCCTATGGTAACTCTACGCCAGCGCGTCCCGGTATCACAAGCGGAGCAAGTAATATTTCTTTCTCAGAAAACATAACGAATCTTTCCCCGAACACAACATATCGATTCCGGGTAGTCGCTGCAAATACTGCCGGTGGAACCACGTTCGGCGACACTCAGACGTTTACCATGCCACCAGCAATCGGCACGCGCTCGCTTAGACTCACTGTAAATGGGACCGGAGCGATCAGTTTATCGCCCGCGAGTCGTGAAGGGACGACGAGTTGTTCGTCCACATGCACATTAACATACCATGACAATACAACGGTTACGTTGACCGCGAGTCCTGCTGGTCTTCCCGCGAGCGGAACAATCTTTTCTCGTTGGGATGGGTGCCCGAACATAAGCGGAGCAACATGCACGGTTACTGTTACGGCAGATGCTTCGGTTACCGCAAATTTCTCGTGTTTTGAAGTTGAAGTTAATAATGGTTCACCCTCAGCAAGTCCTTTAGTGTCAGGCAAGGCTTGCTTCGGTGTTATTTCCACGAGTACGGATGTTGATTGGTTTAGAGTGGGAACCATAAGTTCTGGAACAAGGATTCGGTTTATTTTGGCGGTTCCTTCCGGCCTTGATTACGAATTGGAGGTATATGGGCCTTCCAGCAGCAACTCGGCTCCGCATTTCCTTTGCGCATCAAGAAATGGGGCCGGGGTGGGCGAAAAGGTTGTTTTCACCACAACCGCGCCAGGGACGTTCTACCTGCGTATTTTTGGCGCGAATTCAAGTCACTTTAATTCGACAAGCCTCTATGCAGCAGAGGCGGACTTTCCAGTGTCTGATACTACCCTATGCGGTCTGTAA
- a CDS encoding recombinase family protein encodes MREKNRKIVAYCRISTLEQKKGYGIDIQIRDVTIYGERHGFLVERFYKDEGESGAKEDRKELRRLLKHCRTGGISTVILPSLDRLSREVRIAENLFYEFKKLGIKVLIADMPQYNGERKDILIRQILEAVAEENRRDIIERLWKGRQERIRKGLFPGGNVPYGYIRTGGSLAINFEEAEVVRRIYASAEVWKSGRAIANELNSSGVLRRNGKRWTQRQVAKILERRKFYGEGVVRYGIVEGISRRMALLN; translated from the coding sequence ATGAGAGAAAAAAACCGAAAAATCGTAGCCTACTGCCGAATTTCAACTTTAGAGCAGAAGAAAGGCTATGGAATAGATATTCAAATCCGGGATGTTACCATCTATGGCGAACGGCACGGCTTTTTGGTGGAGCGGTTCTATAAAGATGAGGGGGAGAGCGGGGCTAAAGAAGATCGGAAAGAATTGCGTCGACTCTTGAAACATTGCAGGACCGGAGGAATCAGCACCGTCATTCTCCCTTCCCTGGATCGACTCTCCCGCGAGGTGAGGATTGCGGAAAACCTCTTCTACGAATTCAAAAAGCTGGGCATCAAGGTCCTGATCGCCGACATGCCCCAATACAACGGGGAGCGGAAGGACATTCTTATCCGTCAGATATTGGAGGCCGTTGCTGAAGAGAATAGGCGGGATATTATCGAGCGCCTTTGGAAAGGGCGCCAGGAACGTATCAGAAAGGGATTATTCCCTGGAGGCAATGTGCCTTATGGTTATATACGAACAGGAGGAAGTCTTGCCATCAATTTTGAGGAGGCTGAGGTGGTGAGGAGAATCTATGCTTCAGCGGAGGTTTGGAAAAGTGGAAGGGCCATTGCTAATGAGCTAAATTCTAGCGGCGTCCTTCGAAGAAATGGCAAGCGCTGGACTCAGCGGCAAGTTGCAAAGATTCTTGAGCGGAGGAAATTTTATGGTGAAGGAGTGGTCCGATACGGGATCGTGGAAGGTATCAGCCGAAGAATGGCACTTCTTAATTAA
- a CDS encoding EAL domain-containing protein, with translation MLWWYILNNNQLLTNVENEQISISGILRDFFVLLYVTVKKLTKIEEQHKRFNMTPVRQISALIVEDSEEDTELLLQELKKGNYNPVHERVDTWETMEAALKNRNWDIVFSDYTMPQFKGTDALALLRETGSDIPFLFVSGTIDEDMAVTAMKAGANDYIIKGNLKRLVPAVDRELREAEVRRERNKAAATIHHMAYYDTLTDLPNRTLLRDRLQQAIMVTPHDGKAAGLLLIDLDRFREINDTLGHQRGDLLLKQIGPRLREVLQETHLVARLGGDEFGVLLPHVNTKDASFIASKILKVMEKPFLIEGMPIIIEPSIGIALSPNHGENPDSLIQRADIAMYVAKENKKGYAFYSAEIDRHSPRRLALLGELRNAIESNQLFLLYQPKIHLKTGRITGVEALVRWQHPEYGIVSPDQFISIAEHSGLIKPLTLWVIKAALHQSKLWRQEGKLFNMAVNLSARNLEDTHLPGQIAEFLKTSGVAASLLELELTESALMVNPFHAMEVLTRLNKIGVQLSIDDFGTGYSSLGYLKRLPVNQIKIDKSFVKEMATDKEDEIIVRSTIELSHNLGLKVIAEGVESQSILDKLVALGCDSAQGYFISRPIPSHELSEWFKDTAPLRGWSL, from the coding sequence GTGCTTTGGTGGTATATTTTAAATAATAATCAATTACTGACGAATGTAGAGAACGAACAAATAAGTATTTCGGGCATACTCCGCGATTTTTTCGTCCTTCTTTACGTAACAGTCAAGAAGTTAACAAAAATAGAAGAGCAGCATAAGAGGTTCAACATGACACCAGTCCGTCAAATTAGTGCACTCATCGTGGAAGACTCTGAAGAAGACACCGAGTTGCTTCTACAAGAATTGAAGAAGGGGAACTATAACCCCGTGCATGAGCGGGTTGATACGTGGGAAACAATGGAGGCTGCGCTGAAAAATCGGAATTGGGACATCGTTTTCTCCGATTATACGATGCCTCAGTTTAAGGGAACGGATGCACTCGCACTTTTGCGAGAGACAGGAAGTGACATTCCGTTTCTCTTCGTATCTGGGACAATTGATGAAGATATGGCAGTGACAGCCATGAAAGCAGGGGCGAACGATTATATCATCAAAGGTAATCTAAAGCGGCTTGTCCCCGCAGTAGACCGGGAGCTTCGCGAAGCCGAAGTGCGACGTGAGCGGAACAAAGCAGCGGCAACAATCCATCATATGGCTTACTACGATACGCTGACAGATCTTCCTAACCGAACCCTTCTACGAGATCGGCTGCAGCAGGCGATCATGGTCACTCCACATGACGGTAAAGCGGCCGGCCTGCTACTGATTGATCTGGATCGCTTTAGGGAGATCAATGATACGCTGGGACATCAGCGGGGCGATCTTTTATTAAAACAGATCGGGCCGCGTCTGCGCGAGGTCTTACAAGAAACTCACCTTGTCGCTCGGCTAGGCGGAGACGAATTTGGAGTCCTCCTTCCCCACGTCAATACAAAAGATGCCTCTTTCATTGCAAGCAAAATCCTCAAAGTCATGGAGAAACCTTTTTTAATCGAAGGGATGCCGATTATTATTGAGCCGAGCATTGGCATCGCGCTCTCACCCAACCATGGGGAGAATCCCGACAGCCTGATTCAACGAGCGGATATCGCCATGTATGTCGCCAAAGAGAATAAGAAAGGATATGCCTTCTACTCAGCGGAAATCGATCGACACAGCCCGCGCCGCCTGGCCCTCCTTGGAGAGTTACGCAATGCAATCGAGAGTAATCAGCTATTCCTGCTCTATCAACCCAAGATCCACCTCAAAACGGGGCGGATCACGGGGGTAGAGGCACTGGTCCGCTGGCAGCATCCTGAATATGGCATAGTCTCACCGGATCAATTTATTTCGATTGCAGAGCATTCCGGGCTGATTAAGCCATTGACCCTCTGGGTGATCAAAGCAGCGCTTCATCAATCGAAGCTTTGGCGTCAGGAGGGAAAGTTATTCAACATGGCGGTCAATTTGTCCGCTCGCAATCTAGAAGATACACACCTTCCAGGTCAGATTGCGGAATTCTTGAAGACCTCAGGTGTTGCTGCCTCCCTGCTAGAGCTGGAACTTACCGAAAGCGCCCTGATGGTCAATCCTTTTCATGCGATGGAGGTCTTAACGCGGCTTAACAAAATTGGGGTTCAGCTTTCTATCGATGACTTCGGAACCGGGTATTCGTCTTTAGGGTATCTGAAACGATTGCCAGTCAACCAAATTAAGATCGACAAATCATTTGTAAAGGAGATGGCAACCGACAAGGAAGATGAGATCATTGTTCGTTCCACCATCGAACTCTCCCATAATTTGGGCCTCAAGGTCATCGCCGAAGGAGTGGAAAGTCAGTCGATATTAGACAAACTGGTCGCTCTGGGCTGTGACTCTGCACAGGGATACTTTATCAGCCGTCCTATCCCTTCCCATGAACTTAGTGAGTGGTTCAAAGACACAGCACCGTTAAGGGGCTGGTCTCTCTGA